The following are encoded together in the Planctomycetota bacterium genome:
- the rpmC gene encoding 50S ribosomal protein L29 yields MNAHDIRKLTLEQVKDELTASRRKIFDLRAQAVTEKVANTSQFGTLRRTIARLLTEQGVRARAASPAAGKKFIRGLSKEGREKLIAKTVHPSTYSKAGTKNPAGKTAEKSAKKTAGATAAVSKPKTRRKAEVKS; encoded by the coding sequence ATGAACGCACATGACATTCGCAAACTGACCTTGGAACAAGTGAAGGACGAGCTCACCGCGTCGCGCCGCAAGATTTTCGATCTTCGCGCCCAGGCCGTGACCGAGAAGGTCGCCAACACCAGCCAGTTCGGCACGCTCCGCCGCACCATCGCCCGCCTTTTGACCGAGCAGGGGGTTCGTGCCCGTGCCGCCTCGCCCGCCGCCGGCAAGAAGTTCATCCGCGGCCTCTCCAAGGAGGGCCGCGAGAAGCTGATCGCCAAGACCGTCCATCCGTCGACCTACTCCAAGGCCGGAACCAAGAATCCCGCGGGCAAGACCGCTGAGAAGTCCGCGAAGAAGACCGCCGGCGCGACCGCCGCGGTCTCCAAGCCCAAGACCCGCCGCAAGGCCGAGGTGAAATCATGA
- the rplN gene encoding 50S ribosomal protein L14, with amino-acid sequence MIQKESRIEVTDNSGAKLAMVIGIMGVSTARGKFTRVAMGVGDKVMVAVKKAIPTGDVKSGDKAIAVIVRTKYPTRRDDGSYVRFDSNACVLIDAEGNPRGTRIFGAVARELREKNYMKIVSLATEVV; translated from the coding sequence ATGATTCAAAAAGAATCCAGAATCGAAGTCACCGACAACTCCGGCGCCAAGCTGGCCATGGTCATCGGCATCATGGGCGTCAGCACCGCCCGCGGCAAGTTCACCCGCGTCGCCATGGGCGTGGGCGACAAGGTCATGGTGGCCGTGAAGAAGGCCATTCCGACCGGCGACGTCAAGAGCGGCGACAAGGCCATCGCGGTCATCGTGCGGACCAAGTATCCCACGCGACGCGACGACGGCAGCTACGTCCGCTTCGACTCCAACGCCTGCGTGCTCATCGACGCCGAGGGCAATCCCCGCGGCACCCGCATCTTCGGCGCCGTGGCCCGCGAGCTGCGCGAGAAGAACTACATGAAGATCGTTTCGCTGGCAACGGAGGTGGTGTGA
- a CDS encoding type Z 30S ribosomal protein S14 encodes MASKRVFVKMKQKPKFSTRKQSRCEITGRARSVYRKFRVCRHVLRELALQGMVPGMRKASW; translated from the coding sequence ATGGCCAGCAAAAGAGTCTTTGTCAAAATGAAGCAGAAGCCGAAGTTCAGCACCCGCAAGCAGAGCCGGTGCGAAATCACCGGCCGCGCCCGCAGCGTCTACCGCAAGTTCCGCGTCTGCCGCCATGTGCTGCGCGAGCTCGCCTTGCAGGGCATGGTGCCCGGCATGCGCAAGGCGTCCTGGTAG
- the rplX gene encoding 50S ribosomal protein L24, translating into MPRHVRKGDMVLVRAGNQRGTVAEVLAVIPDDNRVIVKGVNVRTHHLKKTQARPQGGLLKQEAPIHMSNVSPVVDGKPTRVRFQTKSDGSKVRVAARTGKELHTLHAPSKKK; encoded by the coding sequence ATGCCAAGGCACGTACGCAAAGGCGACATGGTTCTGGTCCGCGCCGGCAATCAGCGCGGCACCGTGGCCGAGGTCCTGGCGGTGATCCCGGATGACAACCGCGTCATCGTCAAGGGCGTCAACGTCCGCACCCACCACCTGAAGAAGACCCAGGCCCGTCCCCAGGGCGGTCTGCTCAAGCAGGAAGCCCCGATCCACATGTCCAACGTCAGCCCGGTGGTCGACGGCAAGCCGACCCGCGTCCGCTTCCAAACCAAGTCCGACGGCAGCAAGGTCCGCGTCGCGGCCCGCACCGGCAAGGAACTGCACACGCTGCACGCTCCGTCCAAGAAGAAGTAA
- the rplO gene encoding 50S ribosomal protein L15, protein MMIQDITAKVGAHKKRMRVGRGEGSGKGGTSGRGHNGAKSRAGWTSRPGYLGGSTPLARRFPKRGFSNSGFRTLFEEINVQDLEKHFDNGATVDAKALAAKRLIRDVKLPLKVLGHGDLKKKLTVNAAKFSASARTKIEKAGGTAVASLPTTPA, encoded by the coding sequence ATGATGATCCAAGACATCACCGCCAAGGTCGGAGCCCACAAGAAGCGAATGCGCGTCGGCCGCGGCGAAGGCAGCGGCAAGGGCGGCACCAGCGGCCGCGGACACAACGGCGCCAAGAGCCGCGCGGGTTGGACCAGCCGTCCCGGTTATCTCGGCGGTTCCACTCCGCTCGCCCGTCGCTTCCCCAAGCGCGGATTCTCCAACTCCGGCTTCCGCACGCTCTTCGAGGAGATCAACGTGCAGGATCTGGAGAAGCACTTCGACAACGGCGCCACGGTCGACGCCAAGGCCCTGGCCGCCAAGCGTCTCATCCGCGACGTCAAGCTGCCGCTCAAGGTCCTCGGCCACGGCGACCTGAAGAAGAAGCTGACCGTCAACGCCGCCAAGTTCAGCGCCTCGGCGCGGACCAAAATCGAGAAGGCAGGCGGGACCGCCGTCGCGTCCCTGCCCACAACCCCAGCGTGA
- the rplD gene encoding 50S ribosomal protein L4 translates to MIELPILDGNGKKVDVLKIDEATLGGEVRPALLKQAYVITHGNQRQGSARTKSRGSVAGSTRKLYKQKGTGNARVGASRVPHRKGGGVAFSKTRTREDFRTSMTRKMRQLANRNALLAKLVDSEVKCMKELSFAKPRTKDFAALLKACGVDRTCLVAVDGTNQNTIASARNVAGVSVVRIEQLTAFDLLNHRFLVVDKAALQSFIDGTAFQTADSKEAA, encoded by the coding sequence ATGATTGAACTTCCAATCCTCGATGGCAACGGCAAGAAAGTGGACGTCCTCAAGATCGATGAGGCCACGCTCGGCGGCGAAGTCCGCCCGGCTCTCCTGAAGCAGGCCTACGTCATCACCCACGGCAATCAACGACAGGGTTCCGCTCGAACCAAGAGCCGCGGCAGCGTCGCGGGCTCCACACGAAAGCTCTACAAGCAAAAAGGCACGGGCAATGCCCGCGTCGGCGCCTCGCGCGTTCCGCACCGCAAGGGCGGCGGCGTGGCCTTCTCCAAGACCCGCACCCGCGAGGATTTCCGCACCTCGATGACCCGCAAGATGCGTCAGCTCGCCAATCGCAACGCGCTGCTGGCCAAACTGGTCGACAGCGAGGTGAAGTGCATGAAGGAGCTTTCCTTCGCCAAGCCGCGCACCAAGGACTTCGCCGCGCTGCTCAAGGCCTGCGGCGTCGATCGCACCTGCCTGGTCGCCGTCGACGGCACCAATCAGAACACCATCGCCAGCGCCCGCAATGTGGCGGGCGTCAGCGTGGTCCGCATCGAGCAGCTCACCGCGTTCGATCTGCTCAACCACCGTTTCCTGGTGGTGGACAAGGCCGCCCTGCAGTCGTTCATCGACGGCACCGCCTTTCAAACCGCTGATTCCAAGGAGGCCGCGTAA
- the rplR gene encoding 50S ribosomal protein L18, translating into MASATLIKLKRRTRRKAGLRKRIIGTTERPRMSVFRSLNHIYVQVIDDSNGRTLVSASDREKASAAAKGKVTSAKNIGKVVAERAAKAGVTKVVFDRNGYLFHGRVKALAEGAREGGLQF; encoded by the coding sequence ATGGCATCTGCAACACTGATCAAATTGAAGCGACGGACCCGCCGGAAGGCCGGACTTCGCAAGCGCATCATCGGCACCACGGAGCGGCCGCGCATGAGCGTGTTCCGCTCGCTCAACCACATCTACGTGCAGGTGATCGACGACTCCAATGGTCGCACCCTGGTCTCCGCCAGCGATCGCGAGAAAGCCTCCGCGGCCGCCAAGGGCAAAGTGACTTCGGCGAAGAACATCGGAAAAGTGGTGGCCGAGCGGGCCGCCAAGGCCGGCGTGACCAAGGTGGTCTTCGACCGGAACGGATACCTCTTTCACGGCCGCGTCAAGGCGCTCGCCGAGGGCGCCCGCGAGGGCGGCCTGCAGTTCTGA
- the rplB gene encoding 50S ribosomal protein L2, whose amino-acid sequence MAIRVYKRTSAGRRNASVNLHTEVTRSKPEKSLCRPLSKTGGRNCQGKLTVIQQGGGHKRRYRLIDFKRRKDDVVATVTTIEYDPNRSCHIALLTYADGDKRYILAPKGITVGQKILSSQKLIDPNVGNCMPLKNIPAGLDVHCVEMVPMRGGALVRSAGMSARLTNKEGRMATLVLPSGEIRQVLLECRATIGAVGNADHANVVLGKAGRARWLGRRPRTRGVAMSHHQHPHGGGEGRSKGGQEPSNASGTQSKGGRTRRYGLSSDDLIIRRRFSRRYGQLKL is encoded by the coding sequence ATGGCGATTCGAGTCTATAAAAGAACATCGGCCGGACGGCGCAACGCGAGCGTGAACCTGCACACCGAGGTCACACGCTCCAAGCCCGAGAAGAGCCTCTGCCGTCCGCTCTCCAAGACCGGCGGCCGCAACTGCCAGGGCAAGCTCACCGTCATCCAGCAGGGCGGCGGCCACAAGCGCCGCTACCGGCTGATCGACTTCAAGCGCCGCAAGGATGACGTGGTCGCCACCGTGACCACCATCGAGTACGACCCCAACCGCTCCTGCCACATCGCGCTGCTCACCTACGCCGACGGCGACAAGCGCTACATCCTGGCCCCCAAGGGCATCACGGTCGGACAGAAGATTCTCTCCAGCCAGAAGCTGATCGATCCCAACGTCGGCAACTGCATGCCGCTGAAGAACATTCCCGCCGGCCTCGACGTGCACTGCGTCGAGATGGTGCCGATGCGCGGCGGCGCCCTGGTGCGCTCCGCCGGCATGAGCGCCCGACTGACGAATAAGGAAGGCCGCATGGCGACCCTCGTGCTGCCCTCGGGTGAAATCCGCCAGGTGCTGCTTGAGTGCCGCGCCACCATCGGCGCCGTCGGCAACGCCGATCACGCCAATGTCGTGCTCGGAAAAGCCGGTCGCGCCCGCTGGCTCGGACGACGTCCGCGCACCCGCGGTGTGGCCATGAGCCATCACCAGCATCCGCACGGCGGTGGCGAAGGTCGCAGCAAGGGAGGCCAGGAGCCTTCCAACGCCAGCGGCACGCAAAGCAAGGGCGGACGGACCCGTCGATACGGGCTGTCCAGCGATGACCTGATCATTCGTCGGCGCTTCAGCCGCCGTTACGGCCAATTGAAACTCTGA
- a CDS encoding 30S ribosomal protein S5, which produces MSGHNQESRDSDSTTVGVYRTSTTVAGGRRFSFAAMVVTGDRQGGVGVGYAKSTQVPSAVEKAEKESRRKQKKFNMQGRTIPHMVEGRYGASKVRLVPAAPGTGVIAGAAVRSILDMIGVQDCLTKCFGSSNPKNLIKATMLALGKLRTREMVEALRGITLANTEVEDAITRGSAAVPAARGAQKAQGPVNTVGDERRGGRGGGRGGAGGGRGGMGGGRSGGGRSGPGRGRGPDAAAPLAADPPAQAS; this is translated from the coding sequence ATGAGCGGACACAATCAAGAATCACGCGACTCGGACTCCACGACGGTGGGCGTCTATCGCACCAGCACCACCGTGGCGGGCGGACGTCGTTTCTCCTTCGCGGCCATGGTCGTCACCGGCGACCGGCAGGGCGGCGTGGGCGTCGGCTATGCCAAAAGCACCCAGGTGCCATCCGCGGTTGAGAAGGCGGAGAAGGAAAGCCGCCGCAAGCAGAAGAAGTTCAACATGCAGGGTCGCACCATTCCCCACATGGTGGAAGGCCGCTACGGCGCCAGCAAGGTTCGCCTTGTGCCCGCCGCTCCCGGAACCGGCGTCATCGCCGGCGCCGCGGTGCGCTCCATCCTGGACATGATCGGCGTGCAGGACTGCCTGACCAAGTGCTTCGGCAGCAGCAACCCCAAGAATCTCATCAAGGCCACCATGCTGGCCCTCGGCAAGCTGCGCACCCGCGAGATGGTCGAGGCCCTGCGCGGCATCACCCTCGCCAACACCGAGGTCGAAGACGCCATCACCCGCGGCAGCGCGGCGGTTCCCGCGGCCCGCGGCGCCCAGAAGGCCCAGGGCCCGGTCAACACCGTCGGCGACGAGCGTCGCGGCGGACGTGGCGGCGGTCGTGGCGGCGCCGGCGGCGGTCGTGGCGGCATGGGCGGCGGACGCAGCGGCGGTGGTCGCAGCGGACCCGGCCGCGGACGCGGACCGGATGCGGCGGCTCCTTTGGCCGCCGATCCACCGGCGCAGGCTTCGTAA
- the rplF gene encoding 50S ribosomal protein L6, with amino-acid sequence MSRIGRKSIAVPAGVKVQVNASTRVIDFQGPKGKLSMTHRPEVKVAYNDADKSIVCEVSPEQLDVGNNRAYWGTTRSVINGMVEGVLKGYEKKLEIVGVGWGAKVQGKKLVLAIGFANAIEVMIPANLTVAINGTLIEVSGPNKQTVGAFASDVRACRKPEPYNGKGIKYVDEVIQRKQGKAFGS; translated from the coding sequence ATGAGTCGCATCGGAAGAAAATCAATCGCAGTGCCCGCCGGCGTGAAGGTGCAGGTCAACGCCTCCACCCGCGTCATCGATTTCCAGGGGCCCAAGGGCAAGCTCTCCATGACGCACCGACCCGAGGTGAAGGTGGCCTACAACGACGCCGACAAGAGCATCGTGTGCGAGGTCTCGCCCGAGCAGCTGGACGTGGGCAACAACCGCGCCTACTGGGGCACCACCCGCTCCGTGATCAACGGCATGGTGGAGGGCGTCCTCAAGGGCTACGAGAAGAAGCTCGAGATCGTCGGCGTGGGCTGGGGCGCCAAGGTCCAGGGCAAGAAGCTCGTGCTCGCCATCGGTTTCGCCAATGCGATCGAGGTCATGATCCCCGCCAATCTCACCGTGGCCATCAACGGCACGCTGATCGAAGTCTCCGGTCCGAACAAGCAGACCGTGGGCGCCTTCGCCAGCGACGTCCGCGCCTGCCGCAAGCCCGAGCCCTACAACGGCAAGGGCATCAAGTACGTCGACGAAGTGATCCAGCGCAAGCAGGGCAAGGCGTTCGGCAGTTAA
- the rplC gene encoding 50S ribosomal protein L3, with protein sequence MPIAILGKKIGMTRWFMEDGRNIPVTVIQAGPCVVTQVKTAESDGYAAVQLAFDDAKPRATTQQLIGHDAKAGSVPKRVHQELRLEKDEEASAYQLGQVVSVDTFSGLKFVDVSGTSKGKGFQGTMVRWNFKGICASHGTERKHRSPGSIGGGGTDRGTGPKLKKGKKMSGRMGGERTTVRSLDLISVDTEKNLLVVKGAVPGASNGYLFIRTPKRLYKTKAVLQAAK encoded by the coding sequence ATGCCCATCGCAATCCTCGGAAAGAAAATTGGAATGACGCGCTGGTTCATGGAAGATGGCCGCAACATTCCCGTCACCGTGATCCAGGCCGGACCGTGCGTCGTCACCCAGGTGAAGACTGCGGAGTCCGATGGATATGCCGCGGTGCAGCTCGCCTTCGACGATGCCAAGCCCCGCGCCACCACGCAGCAGCTCATCGGTCACGACGCCAAGGCCGGATCGGTCCCCAAGCGCGTCCACCAGGAACTTCGCCTTGAGAAGGATGAAGAGGCCTCGGCGTACCAACTCGGCCAGGTTGTTTCCGTCGACACCTTCAGCGGATTGAAGTTTGTCGATGTCAGCGGCACCTCCAAGGGCAAGGGCTTCCAGGGCACCATGGTGCGCTGGAACTTCAAGGGCATCTGCGCCAGCCACGGCACCGAGCGCAAGCATCGTTCGCCCGGCAGCATCGGCGGCGGCGGAACCGATCGCGGCACCGGCCCCAAGCTCAAGAAGGGCAAGAAGATGTCCGGCCGCATGGGTGGCGAGCGCACCACCGTCCGCAGCCTCGACCTGATCTCGGTCGACACCGAAAAGAATTTGCTGGTCGTCAAGGGCGCGGTGCCCGGGGCGTCCAATGGATATTTGTTCATTCGCACCCCCAAGCGTCTATATAAGACAAAGGCAGTACTTCAGGCGGCAAAATAA
- the rplV gene encoding 50S ribosomal protein L22, with the protein MAYQSCHRYARIAPRKARLVADMIRGKPVDQALTALDFSTKRGASFLRYVLRAAIAQAELASVDPGRLFVSESRVDEGPTLKRFQEKDRGRSHQILKRTCHLHVAVDAR; encoded by the coding sequence ATGGCCTATCAATCCTGTCATCGTTACGCTCGAATCGCCCCCCGCAAGGCCCGCCTTGTGGCGGACATGATCCGCGGCAAGCCCGTGGACCAGGCCCTCACGGCCCTGGACTTCAGCACCAAGCGCGGCGCCAGCTTCCTCCGCTACGTCCTTCGCGCGGCCATCGCGCAAGCCGAGTTGGCCAGCGTCGATCCGGGCCGGCTGTTCGTCAGCGAGAGCCGCGTCGACGAGGGCCCGACCCTCAAGCGCTTCCAGGAAAAGGACCGCGGTCGTTCACACCAGATCCTCAAACGCACTTGCCACCTTCATGTGGCGGTGGATGCCCGCTGA
- the rplW gene encoding 50S ribosomal protein L23, with translation MEATRVIRRPIVTEKATFATGKANQYTFEVDGKATKDDIKKAVKKMYNVRVLGVNTQIRKARDRAMKFGLVTGKLTKRAIVKIHAEDKIELF, from the coding sequence ATGGAAGCCACACGAGTCATTCGCCGCCCGATCGTCACGGAAAAAGCCACCTTCGCCACCGGCAAGGCGAACCAGTACACCTTTGAGGTGGACGGCAAGGCCACCAAGGACGACATCAAGAAGGCCGTGAAGAAGATGTACAACGTCCGCGTGCTGGGGGTCAACACCCAGATCCGCAAGGCCCGCGACCGCGCCATGAAGTTCGGCCTGGTCACCGGCAAGCTGACCAAGCGGGCGATCGTGAAAATTCATGCTGAGGACAAGATCGAGCTCTTCTGA
- the rplE gene encoding 50S ribosomal protein L5 produces the protein MAAQKTIRLQKIFKEEVVPKVMKEFKLKNAHQVPKLSKIIVSTGVGKRLENQKLKPELKDTVVDTYRKITGQQPIMIKAKKAVSNFKVREGAPSAFMVTMRRDRMWGFLDRLINLAIPRIKDFRGVNDKSFDGGGSWCMGLSEQAVWPEINMANVNHNIGMHINLVFENSTPAMSRFLLSELGMPFARPEATNKKA, from the coding sequence ATGGCCGCCCAGAAAACAATCCGCCTGCAGAAAATCTTCAAGGAAGAAGTCGTCCCGAAGGTGATGAAGGAGTTCAAGCTCAAGAACGCCCACCAGGTTCCCAAGCTCTCCAAGATCATCGTCTCCACCGGCGTCGGCAAGCGCCTGGAGAACCAGAAGCTCAAGCCTGAATTGAAGGACACCGTGGTCGACACCTACCGCAAGATCACCGGCCAGCAGCCGATCATGATCAAGGCCAAGAAGGCCGTGTCGAACTTCAAGGTCCGCGAGGGCGCTCCCAGCGCCTTCATGGTCACCATGCGCCGCGACCGCATGTGGGGCTTCCTGGATCGCCTGATCAACCTCGCGATTCCGCGTATCAAGGATTTCCGCGGCGTGAACGACAAGAGCTTCGACGGCGGCGGCAGCTGGTGCATGGGTCTCTCCGAGCAGGCCGTGTGGCCGGAGATCAACATGGCCAACGTCAACCACAACATCGGAATGCACATCAACCTGGTCTTCGAGAACAGCACCCCGGCGATGAGCCGCTTCCTGCTGAGCGAGCTCGGCATGCCCTTCGCCCGGCCCGAAGCCACCAACAAGAAAGCCTGA
- the rpsS gene encoding 30S ribosomal protein S19 yields MSRSTKKGPFVDEKLYRKVEKMQASERRTPLKTYKRSCTIVPEFVGITFQVHNGKSFLDCFVTEDMVGHKLGEFSPTRVFRGHTNKKEGLDAGPGAGGPSAGPSSGPKSGPKK; encoded by the coding sequence ATGAGTCGATCGACTAAAAAAGGACCGTTCGTTGACGAGAAGCTCTACCGCAAGGTGGAGAAGATGCAGGCTTCGGAGCGGCGCACGCCACTGAAGACCTACAAGCGCTCCTGCACCATCGTGCCGGAGTTCGTCGGCATCACCTTCCAGGTCCACAACGGCAAGTCCTTCCTGGACTGCTTCGTTACCGAGGACATGGTCGGTCACAAGCTCGGCGAGTTCTCGCCCACCCGCGTCTTCCGCGGACACACCAACAAGAAGGAAGGCCTTGACGCCGGACCCGGCGCCGGCGGCCCGAGCGCTGGTCCGTCAAGCGGCCCCAAGAGCGGTCCTAAGAAGTGA
- the rplP gene encoding 50S ribosomal protein L16, translated as MSFMPKRVKFRKQQRGKMKGNATRGNYVAFGDYGLQSLQTHWLSARQIEAGRVAAQHFLRRQGVLYIRVFPDKPISKKPLETRMGTGKAPVDYWAACIKPGTLIYEIAGVPEELAKQAFARIAHKMPVKCRFVGRRIAV; from the coding sequence ATGAGTTTCATGCCAAAACGAGTTAAGTTCCGCAAGCAGCAGCGCGGCAAGATGAAGGGCAACGCCACGCGCGGCAACTATGTCGCCTTCGGCGACTACGGTCTGCAGAGCCTGCAGACGCATTGGCTCAGCGCCCGCCAGATCGAGGCGGGACGCGTCGCGGCCCAGCACTTCCTGCGCCGCCAGGGCGTGCTTTACATCCGCGTCTTCCCTGACAAGCCGATTTCAAAGAAGCCGCTGGAAACCCGAATGGGAACCGGCAAGGCGCCCGTCGACTATTGGGCCGCCTGCATCAAGCCCGGAACCCTGATCTACGAGATCGCCGGAGTCCCCGAGGAATTGGCGAAGCAGGCCTTCGCCCGCATCGCCCACAAGATGCCCGTGAAGTGCCGCTTCGTGGGTCGCCGCATCGCCGTCTGA
- the rpsH gene encoding 30S ribosomal protein S8, translated as MPLHDLTADMLTRIRNAVSIHAKQVMVLDNKLNCGVAKVLQEEGFIRGFERIPDSRGGLIRVDLKYSPTGESAINAIDRVSTTGRRVYSGTNALPKPQQGLGIAIVSTSSGVMSDRRCRESKVGGEVVAVVC; from the coding sequence ATGCCCCTACACGATCTCACCGCCGACATGCTGACCCGCATCCGCAACGCCGTTTCGATTCACGCGAAGCAGGTCATGGTCTTGGACAACAAACTCAACTGCGGCGTCGCCAAGGTGCTGCAGGAGGAGGGCTTCATCCGCGGCTTCGAGCGCATCCCCGACAGCCGGGGCGGCCTGATCCGCGTCGACCTGAAGTACTCGCCCACCGGCGAGAGCGCCATCAACGCCATCGACCGCGTCAGCACGACCGGCCGCCGCGTCTATTCGGGAACCAACGCGCTGCCCAAGCCCCAGCAGGGCCTGGGCATCGCCATTGTCAGCACAAGCTCTGGCGTGATGAGCGATCGTCGCTGTCGCGAGAGCAAGGTCGGCGGCGAAGTGGTCGCGGTCGTCTGCTAA
- the rpsQ gene encoding 30S ribosomal protein S17, translating to MSHKTAAVTIPPKSPRRIGVVESDKRVKTRTVVVNFVTKHPKYGKYVKKRTVLHVHDEKNESGLGDRVEVAECRPISRTKNWILVRVVEKAPVKLLAMEETAR from the coding sequence ATGAGTCACAAGACCGCCGCCGTCACCATCCCGCCCAAGAGCCCGCGCCGCATCGGCGTGGTCGAGAGCGACAAGCGGGTCAAGACCCGCACCGTGGTGGTGAATTTCGTGACCAAGCATCCCAAGTACGGCAAGTACGTGAAGAAGCGGACCGTGCTGCACGTGCACGACGAGAAGAACGAAAGCGGCCTCGGCGACCGCGTCGAGGTGGCCGAGTGCCGCCCGATCAGCCGGACCAAGAACTGGATCCTTGTTCGCGTTGTCGAGAAGGCCCCGGTCAAACTTCTAGCCATGGAGGAGACAGCCCGCTGA
- the rpsC gene encoding 30S ribosomal protein S3, giving the protein MGQKTHPFGFRVGVTEPHKSRWFAPKALFGELLIEDYRIRAFIDKRLNKTPPYAAVSDVHIERTREELAVIVKTARPGQVVGLKGAEVEKLTADLQVLTGRKVVIRIIEIKNPEIDAKLIADSLAEQIKKRANFRKVLKQRCEGAMQNGALGVRIQVSGRIGGAEMSRVLNTRLGTIPLSTLQANVDYAMTHVFTTSGVLGVKVWVFKGMYSESQPDEVVSNAAGGRARARGRH; this is encoded by the coding sequence ATGGGACAAAAAACACATCCATTTGGCTTCCGAGTCGGAGTCACCGAGCCGCACAAGAGCCGCTGGTTCGCCCCCAAGGCGCTCTTCGGCGAGCTGCTGATCGAGGACTACCGCATCCGCGCCTTCATCGACAAGCGCCTCAACAAGACCCCGCCCTACGCCGCGGTCTCCGATGTGCACATCGAGCGCACCCGCGAGGAGCTGGCTGTGATCGTGAAGACGGCGCGTCCCGGCCAGGTGGTCGGTCTCAAGGGTGCCGAAGTGGAGAAGCTCACCGCCGACCTGCAGGTCCTCACCGGCCGCAAGGTGGTCATCCGCATCATCGAAATCAAGAATCCGGAAATCGACGCCAAGCTGATCGCCGACTCGCTCGCCGAGCAGATCAAGAAGCGCGCCAACTTCCGCAAGGTGCTCAAGCAGCGCTGCGAAGGCGCCATGCAGAATGGCGCCTTGGGAGTCCGCATTCAGGTCTCCGGCCGCATCGGCGGCGCCGAAATGAGCCGCGTGCTCAACACGCGCCTGGGCACGATCCCGTTGAGCACTTTGCAGGCCAACGTGGACTACGCCATGACCCACGTGTTCACCACCAGCGGCGTGCTGGGCGTGAAGGTGTGGGTGTTCAAGGGCATGTACAGCGAATCGCAGCCGGATGAAGTGGTGTCGAATGCAGCGGGTGGCCGCGCCCGCGCCCGCGGCCGCCATTAA